CCGCTCGCCGCTCAAGTCCGGCTCGGTGGGCCATCTGACGGCCACGCCCAGGTCATTGTCACGCCTCAGCCTGGCGTCCGGTGGGCCGCCGGGCGCCGCGCCGCCCAGCTACTTGTGGCTGGCCGTCCTCTCCTGTCTCTGCCCCGGCGTGCCGCTCAATGTGTGCGCGCTGTGGTACGCCAGCGTGGTGAGTTCCCGCCAAACCTTGCTTACCTGACGCATTGCTAATGTCTGAcaaagtaaaaaacaaacaaacaacagagTCGGCAATTTCAAATCTTTCGAAACACTCGGCCTTCTCTTATTTAGCATTATTGAAGAGCAGCATCAATTTGATTCAGCAGCTTCCTTTTGGTTGCCCAATGCGGCAAACTTTGCAGGTTTTACGTGAAACTTATCACAAAACGTGTCACAATCTGACACCTAATGTGTGAAATTGTCAAACCTAATAACCTGAAAGTGATCACGTTAGCACGCAAAAACTTTTGCTTCTGATGTGTTAGCAGAAacagtttatttatttctagAAACAATTGAAATATTCATCAATGAAGTTGAGTTGACCAGTTGAGCACGTGCATTTTTGCCTGTCACTGACCTCTGACCTGTGGCCGCCCCACCGCCAGTCTCGCTCAGTGCTGAACAACGGTGACGTGGAAGCAGCGCGGAAGTACGGCCGCGTATCTTTGCTGCTCAGCCTCCTCGCCATGCTGCTGGGTGTGGCCGTCATCGTCTTCATCGTCTTCACCATCGGTACGGCCCTCGCCGCTCCGTTTTGCCCTCGTCTCCAAAAACGCGACTttctagaaagaaagaaaaaaaaaccttgagggcAGGTCGTTATGGACCTTAAGATTGCTGACGTAATAAATGCTCAAagtggtgtgtatgtgtgtgtgcgtagagCTCCAGCAGTGAGCAAGAGCGGCGTCCTGAGCTCCTCACaccagggaggaggaggaggacgggaTGGAAAAGCACAaacgcaagaagaagaagagatgtAATGGAAGACAAGCCATGACATCAGTCTGGTACTGCTTGACCCT
The Syngnathus typhle isolate RoL2023-S1 ecotype Sweden linkage group LG15, RoL_Styp_1.0, whole genome shotgun sequence DNA segment above includes these coding regions:
- the LOC133167974 gene encoding trafficking regulator of GLUT4 1-like — protein: MAVNTESSAVLVQRDPSGTGDFHDTEKLLSAAAVAAAERSGGGGACDGPDLRGSVRSLNAEQNGHRSPLKSGSVGHLTATPRSLSRLSLASGGPPGAAPPSYLWLAVLSCLCPGVPLNVCALWYASVSRSVLNNGDVEAARKYGRVSLLLSLLAMLLGVAVIVFIVFTIELQQ